One Paenibacillus sp. FSL H7-0737 DNA segment encodes these proteins:
- a CDS encoding sensor histidine kinase, giving the protein MRRRGITFKLFVMTVIFFLCFYGMVILSQLLLFDNFYQKQKENRVEKHLKSFAARYISEPWGSTRTSQELVRFMLRNKTQMVILKLDGKMNSEDPFHIKLIDDDGKSMVVSLSLFMNQYGDALRAANIKVDDQLSIEGELLDEDSSSPAIIYPISITKKETGTIGDTEETGMIHASGTVTEIVLPDLKIWNPRQGILFEALEEWFPLTPAQINDFKNLKIQKQDWIAPWSGSRNSVIILPLKQSTGEIELLFTVTSLQEVKDSNEALRWFFLYLGIGGIVLILVLSLFFSKMVTRPLIKLNNIAKRMVSLDFTGDTSIRQKDELGSLSNSMFTLSLSLDSALRELREANQQLVEDMEQKQRMEIMQQDFFANASHELKTPLSIIKGFAEGLEDGVSAGKQDHYIKVIIEEADKMEFLVKNMLDLARLESGTIKLRKTSFMLSELTEKVTDKLVHLLSEKHLEVIIIPANELPIYADVNWIEQVLLNFMTNAIRHAEERSSITVNIESHAQTIVFTVQNIGESIPEDQLEQIWERFYRSEPSRSRMTGGTGLGLSIAKRILDMHACLYTVKNTENGVSFTVTFEG; this is encoded by the coding sequence ATGAGAAGACGGGGAATTACTTTTAAACTGTTTGTGATGACCGTTATCTTTTTCCTCTGCTTTTATGGCATGGTCATTCTAAGCCAATTGCTGTTGTTTGACAATTTCTATCAGAAGCAAAAAGAGAACCGCGTGGAGAAACATCTTAAGAGCTTTGCTGCAAGATATATAAGCGAGCCGTGGGGAAGCACTCGAACCTCCCAGGAGCTCGTTCGGTTTATGCTGCGGAATAAAACACAAATGGTTATTTTGAAGCTGGATGGAAAAATGAATTCGGAAGATCCATTTCATATAAAGTTAATTGATGATGACGGAAAGAGTATGGTTGTTTCTTTATCCCTATTCATGAATCAGTACGGAGATGCGCTTAGAGCAGCGAACATTAAAGTAGATGATCAGCTCAGCATCGAAGGCGAACTACTGGATGAAGACAGTTCTTCACCCGCTATAATCTACCCTATAAGTATTACAAAAAAAGAGACCGGAACAATAGGGGATACGGAAGAGACTGGGATGATTCACGCTTCAGGTACTGTTACAGAAATTGTATTGCCTGATTTGAAAATATGGAATCCACGCCAGGGAATACTGTTTGAAGCTCTAGAGGAATGGTTTCCTTTGACACCGGCGCAGATAAACGACTTCAAGAATTTGAAAATACAGAAGCAAGACTGGATTGCTCCCTGGAGTGGGAGTCGCAATTCGGTGATTATTTTACCCCTTAAACAAAGTACCGGAGAAATTGAACTACTATTCACAGTCACCTCATTACAGGAAGTCAAGGATTCGAACGAGGCGTTGCGTTGGTTCTTTTTATATCTGGGAATAGGCGGCATTGTTCTGATTTTGGTTCTTTCTCTCTTTTTTTCGAAAATGGTAACGCGTCCGCTAATTAAGTTAAACAACATAGCCAAACGGATGGTTTCTCTGGACTTTACAGGGGACACATCGATTCGGCAGAAGGATGAGCTAGGCAGTCTTTCTAATAGCATGTTCACCTTATCACTAAGTCTGGATTCTGCTTTACGAGAGTTAAGAGAGGCCAATCAGCAGCTAGTTGAGGATATGGAGCAGAAACAAAGAATGGAGATCATGCAGCAGGACTTTTTTGCCAATGCCTCCCATGAATTGAAGACACCCCTCAGTATTATCAAAGGTTTTGCCGAGGGATTAGAAGACGGCGTTAGCGCCGGCAAGCAGGATCACTACATTAAGGTGATTATTGAGGAAGCAGATAAAATGGAGTTTCTTGTTAAAAATATGCTAGATCTAGCGCGGTTGGAGTCGGGCACGATTAAACTTCGGAAAACTTCCTTTATGTTAAGTGAACTGACGGAAAAGGTGACGGACAAGCTGGTTCACTTGCTGAGTGAAAAACATTTGGAGGTCATCATTATTCCTGCAAACGAATTACCGATATATGCTGATGTGAACTGGATCGAACAAGTTCTGCTGAATTTTATGACCAATGCTATCAGACATGCGGAAGAAAGAAGTTCTATCACCGTCAATATTGAGAGTCATGCCCAGACTATTGTATTCACTGTTCAAAATATAGGAGAATCCATCCCCGAAGATCAGCTAGAGCAAATCTGGGAACGGTTCTATCGGTCTGAGCCATCTCGCAGTCGAATGACGGGCGGTACAGGTCTGGGGCTTTCCATTGCGAAGCGAATATTAGATATGCACGCTTGTCTTTATACTGTGAAAAATACGGAGAACGGCGTCAGCTTTACTGTGACCTTTGAAGGTTAA
- a CDS encoding hemolysin family protein: MLNLLLVLVLVLLNGIFVAAEFSLVKVRQSRLTQLVSEGNKMAGYALKVNKRLDSYLSATQFGITLASLGLGWVGEPAISELLVEPLMYKMGITDGTLISTVSVVIGFSIITFLHIVLGELAPKSLAIQRTEGSALLLSAPLMFFYNLFMPFIWILNASANALLRLVGVEPANESEAAHSEEEIRILMNQSAKSGVIDKDEMKLMDNIFEFSDLLAREVMLPRTDMDVLYSNLSLEENMKIITETRHSRYPVAFEDKDRIIGFIHITDLLFAPPEQQNDLTTLVRPILNVPESMEISHTLRFMQKNKAQLTLVVDEYGGTAGLLTAEEILEEIVGDLHDEFEDERPSVERNGDYISVEGRMLIEDVNDLTGVVIEDDEVDSIGGWLFKELEGNPTKGKRVKVEDVIFEVEESTRLRITRINIHREPPIENEENPSEPDGNKE; the protein is encoded by the coding sequence ATGCTTAATCTTTTGCTTGTTCTGGTGCTCGTATTATTGAACGGTATTTTTGTAGCAGCGGAGTTCTCATTAGTTAAGGTCAGGCAGTCTCGTCTGACCCAACTTGTCAGTGAAGGTAATAAAATGGCTGGATATGCACTCAAGGTAAATAAGAGACTGGATTCTTACTTATCTGCCACCCAGTTTGGGATTACACTCGCGTCACTGGGGTTAGGCTGGGTCGGTGAGCCGGCCATTTCAGAGCTGCTCGTTGAACCGTTAATGTATAAAATGGGGATTACCGACGGTACTCTGATTTCTACTGTTTCTGTTGTTATCGGATTTTCGATTATTACATTTTTACATATTGTACTTGGTGAGCTTGCACCGAAATCGCTTGCGATTCAAAGAACAGAAGGATCTGCGCTACTACTCTCGGCACCGCTGATGTTCTTCTATAATCTCTTTATGCCTTTTATCTGGATACTGAATGCATCGGCGAACGCATTGCTTCGTTTAGTGGGTGTTGAGCCCGCGAATGAGAGTGAGGCAGCCCACTCGGAAGAGGAAATTCGTATTCTTATGAATCAGAGTGCTAAGAGTGGTGTCATTGATAAAGATGAGATGAAGCTGATGGATAACATCTTTGAATTCTCTGATCTTCTCGCTCGTGAAGTCATGTTGCCTCGTACGGATATGGATGTGCTGTACAGCAATCTTTCGCTCGAAGAAAATATGAAGATTATTACAGAAACAAGACATTCACGTTATCCGGTTGCTTTTGAAGACAAGGACCGTATTATTGGTTTTATTCATATTACCGACCTGCTGTTTGCTCCACCTGAGCAGCAGAATGATCTTACGACGCTGGTTCGACCAATCCTTAACGTGCCGGAATCGATGGAGATTAGCCATACGCTTCGTTTTATGCAGAAGAATAAAGCTCAGCTAACGCTAGTTGTCGATGAATACGGTGGTACAGCCGGGCTACTGACAGCAGAAGAAATTCTGGAAGAAATCGTAGGCGATCTGCATGACGAATTCGAAGATGAGCGTCCGAGTGTGGAGCGTAATGGTGATTATATTTCCGTTGAAGGCCGGATGCTGATTGAAGATGTCAACGATCTTACAGGTGTTGTGATCGAGGATGATGAAGTGGATTCCATTGGTGGCTGGTTGTTTAAGGAGCTGGAGGGGAATCCAACCAAAGGAAAACGGGTTAAAGTAGAAGATGTGATATTTGAAGTCGAGGAATCGACAAGATTGCGGATCACTCGAATTAATATCCATCGGGAACCCCCCATTGAGAACGAAGAAAATCCATCAGAGCCGGACGGAAATAAAGAATAA
- the pssA gene encoding CDP-diacylglycerol--serine O-phosphatidyltransferase → MKLNWLPSMCTLANLGLGSLSLYFTIQERYSLALFMILLAAICDVLDGLLARILQCTSEFGKQLDSLADIISFGLAPTFLILLYRLEDAHWIGPAASVFFLICGALRLARFNLSAPSKGFVGMPITAAGVILSMISLLDERMKPGLVIVLMAILSVMMVSRIPFPSLKKSFNRK, encoded by the coding sequence ATGAAATTGAATTGGTTGCCTTCAATGTGCACACTTGCAAACTTGGGACTCGGGTCACTATCTTTGTATTTCACGATTCAAGAACGATACAGCCTGGCTTTATTTATGATATTGCTTGCGGCAATATGCGATGTACTCGATGGATTACTTGCAAGAATACTGCAATGTACCAGTGAATTCGGTAAACAATTGGACTCATTGGCGGATATTATATCATTTGGTTTAGCGCCAACCTTCCTTATCTTATTGTACAGGTTAGAAGATGCTCACTGGATTGGACCTGCAGCTTCAGTTTTCTTTTTGATCTGTGGTGCACTTCGTTTGGCCAGGTTTAATCTATCGGCACCTTCCAAAGGGTTCGTGGGGATGCCCATTACTGCTGCTGGAGTCATTCTGTCGATGATTTCTTTACTAGATGAACGCATGAAACCAGGACTAGTCATCGTATTAATGGCAATACTGTCCGTAATGATGGTCAGTCGTATCCCATTTCCGTCACTTAAAAAATCCTTCAACAGGAAGTGA
- a CDS encoding response regulator transcription factor: MKKKLLLVEDEIRIRELVSDYFIQNDWEVLEADNGIDALVWFDSLLPDLLILDIMMPAMNGYEVCREVREKSAVPIILLTAKSTDDDKIYGFELGADDYVTKPFSPKVLVARANALMKRVEGSHQPESSIIKFGSAMFNTLAHRLEVEDAEVELTPKEYDLLWLLIRNKGIVISRDTILSRIWGIEFEGDSRVVDSHIKKLRSKLGYESRFIRTVIGTGYMFEEEA, encoded by the coding sequence TTGAAAAAGAAGCTTCTTCTCGTTGAGGATGAAATTCGTATTCGTGAACTGGTGTCTGATTACTTCATACAGAATGATTGGGAAGTACTCGAAGCCGATAATGGAATAGATGCATTGGTTTGGTTTGACTCACTGCTGCCGGATCTGCTGATTTTGGATATCATGATGCCTGCTATGAATGGCTATGAAGTCTGCCGTGAAGTGCGTGAAAAATCAGCGGTACCTATCATTTTGTTAACCGCCAAGTCTACAGATGACGACAAAATCTACGGCTTTGAATTAGGAGCGGATGATTATGTTACAAAGCCATTTAGTCCAAAGGTGCTGGTAGCCCGGGCAAATGCACTTATGAAGCGTGTTGAAGGCTCCCATCAGCCTGAATCCAGCATAATAAAATTTGGTTCCGCGATGTTTAACACCTTAGCTCATCGCTTAGAGGTAGAAGATGCGGAAGTGGAGCTTACCCCTAAGGAATATGATCTTTTATGGCTTTTAATACGAAATAAAGGGATTGTCATTTCAAGAGATACGATCCTTAGTCGGATCTGGGGAATTGAATTTGAAGGAGATTCTAGAGTTGTGGACAGTCATATTAAGAAGCTGCGAAGTAAATTGGGTTATGAATCTCGGTTTATTCGTACGGTGATTGGCACAGGTTACATGTTCGAGGAAGAGGCATGA